The genomic window AGACCAAGGTAGCAGTGACGCTCGAACTGTCACGAGCTGCCACCTCTGGTCATGgctcctttccctctcaatctGCTGAGCAACACTGATAAACACTAGATAAAGTTATGAGCATTAACTCTACATACCTATTCGTTTCCTCCACTACATGAGCAAGGAATTCCTTGAAGATTTGAAGCGGCGTTTGAACCTTGAGCCCCGGACTGCCACAAAAGGAATGTTTCCGAGGAAAATTCTCCCGCCTTCTCCACTTGAAAGATGTTCCCGAGGCATTGTTCCACGTTTTTGAAATATAGGCAGCAAGTGACGTCACTATCGAAGGTCGAGTCTAATGTTGTTGAAACTCCTTACTGGGGATTTCTTCATCCCCGTCGGAAGACTCTGAATCAGAAATGTCAGCAGCTGCCGATTTAGATGGCTGTGGTTTCTGTAGTGAACTTTCAATAATGGTTCAAAAGAATGAATATTTCTGCTCTTATATTTGTGACCAGTGAATAAACATAACACAACAGCACATGAACCCAACATATGCACACTATGCTCTCTCACTTGAGACTATCCCTTTTCTTCAAACACCTTTTTATTCAACTTGGGTAAAAGGTTTCCTTGGGAGAGGGATGTGAGGTTCCCTGTGGGACAGCAATGTACCTGACCTAAGGTGACCTAAGTAGTTACACAATGGGGGCCCATCAATCAGTCGTCCTGCTAATCCTAAAACCAGATGTAGGTTGTCTCATGAGACTTGCTGAAGGACATTATAAATTTTTAAGTAAATGATCAAATTCAAGAAGAGGGCACTTCATTCAGACCACTGTTCATAGAGAACATTTTTTTCACCCACTGGTTATTGGTATACTTTCAATGTTTGAAAATCAAGtagctttttattcatttatgtagtgTCGGCAAAACGGTACaaaaattttttttgttatttatactgAATAATTGGGGCACTACTTTCTAGAGACACCGTGAATGGAGCAAGGTTGAACCAGCAGCAAATGACAAACTACCTGAATACACAGGGTCCACAGACCGTTACTGGATCTTACGTTTTCAAGGTGACACTTTTCCTATCAATGATACTTAGAAGCACGTCCCTTTCTAATCAAGTTTATTATACACATTATGACTTTTCTACTGTCACTATTTCCCACATAAAGTTTTATAGCATATTCTAACAACATTTACCCGAAAACAGGCTCCAGTGTCAATAGAGGGCGATATGCAAATGGTTGATCACAAAACAATTGATGATGTGGATATATCTGCTTTGGAGGAAGAGGTTATTGACTTGACAAGCGATCAGTTCATAGAAGGGGAAGTGGTAAGTAACTTTTTTACATATACTCCTTGCTTCCATATGATCTGTTAGGTTCCGGAACATGTGTAGGATGGtcgacatattttttttttttttttcattttcagaaaATTGATGGAAAGTTGACCATTGACGGCGACATGTCCATCACTGGGAAATTAAACGGCTGGGATTTAACCTCAGACCTGCTGATGTTAGATTATACTGTGCCTCACACAGGTAAGTTGCATCTTTTCtgcatatattttattaataaccAAAGTTAATCTTGTATATTTCCttacttctcccttttccatttgcATAAAAGAGAGACTCACCTTCATGGAGAAAATAGAAGCCTCATCAATGAGTCTGTCAAATGCTAACCTGCTTCTGGAGAGTCTGAATGGATTCGATTTGAAAGAAGCTGCGACTGACATCGTACTGGCAAATGAAAGTGCCACTATTTCTGGACCACTTGACTTTGCAGGAACTGTCACTGGTGCGTGCTCGTGACGTGTTGTGATATTTTACACAGTAGTCAGATCTTTGTGAGAAAGGTGAGTTGGGAATGGATGGTAAAGAGTGAGTAAATTTCCAGCGACTTACTTCATTTGGGGAAAAACAGTTGGCATCTGCAAgacatataatttataaaaacACAAGGCACTATTAcattttgtttaaatattttcttCAACTGTGGTAGTGGGCCAACTCCACGTCACCGGTACGGTCGATGGAGTTGATGTTGATGACCTTGCAACCCGCAGTCTGAAGAGAGAGGCATTGCAATCACAGTTGGTGGAAGGGAAAATCACAGTAGATGGGGCAGTTCACTTGAACTCTGCACCAAATCTGCATGTAGTAAACAACAAGAGCTGGGCAGATCACTTAGGCAAGGTAAACAGGtggatattcatattcatttttttatttcttaatcatgAAGAATATGCTATACATTAGTTTGCCTTCTAGTGGCTCTCAAAATGGTTTGAATTCTTAATTTACAGGTAGTGCCATTGAACCATGATGGCATAATCACCGGAACGAAAATAATAGATCAACCTGTATTTGTCCTGGGTGATTTCAACCCTAGCACTGTCAACGGTATTGATTTGGCCGAACTTGTACCCAGAATCTTGACCAAAAGTGGTAACCAGAGCATCATCGGCAACTACACATTCAGCTCCAATATTACGGCTAGTATGTAACCCTAGAAACATGTTCTGCTTTAGAAGTGTTTATTATCCTATACAACGTCAGAAATGTGTGAGAAATGCAGGTctttagaaaagagagaaacaaaatcaaGTCTGTATTGCCTCTTTCTTGCAGCAAATATTGATGCCCCGGTTATTGACGAAGTGAATACCAGTGACCTTTTGTTGTTGGATCAGGATGGATTTTTGGAAGGAACGGTTGTCTTTGAGGAGAATGTCGTCATGAGCAGTGTCTTGTCCGGCACAGGCTTGCTTGATGGTTGCGATGTTATGGAGGTTTGTAAATATCCATGTTATTTGtgacatggaaatatataaataaatatacttaggaatctctatcttttatttatgatCTTGAAAAGTTTTAAGCTAAAATGATCTTACAGCTTGAGATGTCTGCTTCCTGGAATAAAAGTGTAGGAGAAGTTGACATATTTTCGCCTGTCAATCTGCATAAGCTTGTAGTGAAGGAGAATGCCATCTCAGAGATTATCCTGGCTGGATCCTCCAAGATTAATGTCCAGCATTTCCTTGAAACCTTGGTCCGAAAGTCCTCGGATCAAGAGATAACAGGCTAGTAGATAACATGTACAGTGTGTTATAGATTTGTCTTTGTTAGGACATGGATTACAAGAATAAACCCAAAGTTTAACTGGAGTTATAGATGTTCTGTAGCAATTCTCTGTATATCCTTCAAAACTTCAAATCTTTGCTTGTGATAATGTAGCCTCAAGTACAGTGTATCATGTAAACAAATACCATAATTGTAAGTACCATCTGCTAACACTAAATGTACTTCATGCTTATGGTTTGATTGCAAGAATTAAAATTGTCATGTATTTTACTGTTGCAGGGAACACAACTTTTTCTGCTGATGTACAAATAAACGACCTTTGGGCAGAAACTCTGGATGGAGTTTATGTGGACAAGCTTTATAATATAGCTGTACAGGATAATCAGGATACGGTTAGTGCCCCATTATACGAGTATAATTCTGTCCATATTAACCCCACCCCTAATCCCTTGCTCTTTGTTgttatgggcgggggggggggggcttaggagacggagactaagGCCCAATGTAGCGGCTCatccctaccttggacctcagccgtCGCTTCTACTAATTTTCCATGGTAttctccacctttccttttccttttcagtttctttcccacccccttctgTCCACTTTCAAAGGTATAACAGCCGTCCTGAAAGGATGAAGCCCTGTGTCAGTCCTGGACGGCCTGCTCTTCCCCATTTACCGTTTTCACTACCATACTCACCTGCAgcactctacaacctttgacatttaaTACATTTTCTCATTATCAACTAATTTTAACCTTTTCGCCACAGTACTTTATGATGGTGCTGTCTGACGTTTGATTTATGGCCCATATGTTGTCTTGATCATTAACCATTCTGGGAATCTACAAACATCGCCTTATGAGCCTTATGAGCCAATAAACGTCCTTACCCAGGGGCTTCTCCCCGAAGCCTCACCCCATTGCTATATTTTGAGTTATTAATTAATACACATCATCTTACCAAAGTTTTTTTCCCTACATTCCAGGTCATTAGCTGTGACCTCCAGTTTACCAATGAAGTTTCGGTGGCGAATCTGACCGTAAGCAGGACCATATCTCGTCTTGATACTGACGGAGTGCTCATCAACTTCCTGAATATATCGGCTCTTGGCAGTCGAGCAGTATTAACGACGAGTGATTCCCTCTTCATCGACGGCTCTAAGATCTTTGTTGATGGATTTGCTGCTGGAAACCTCGACATTTCTGGTGAGAATAGGAGATGAATACAGGTTATGGGATCAGTTAATGTATTTTATTGCCCATGGGTGGTTTCTTTCCAAAAATATCCCAAATAGAGTACATATTCTGATGCTACTAAATATATTATTGCATTGtggtttaaaaaaaatatactgaATTCCATTAGGTAAAATTGCCCCTTATCTCTGTTAATCAGACAAACTATTACAGTGAACTAAGCTACTAAAAGTTACTGTACTGTTTTTAGGGAGGTCTTTATTCAAATATTTTATGTCATGTTGAAACAGTCAAGAATAGGATAATTTAGTTTTACTGCATAAAGATATCCCACAGAATCACTTGGTGACGTCTTGGCAAGCGATCTGATTGTGGTCTCCAAGGATTGGGAAGTGCCCAGTGGCATTACTTTCGAGGCCCCCATTAGTGTCAGCGAAAATCTGAAGGTAAATTGCCAGCGAAGCTTCTGAAATAACTATAGTCCCcggttatatgtgtataaatcgaTCTAGTGTAAATTCTGTTGAGTAATTTTAAATTGGTGTTATACTGATATAGGTGGATGGACACTTAGACGGAATAGACCTAAAGCAGTTGCTGGAAGAACGCGTCACTTTGAACGGCAACGGGACTTTGACTTCACATTGCATATTTGAAGAAATTGAAGTGAAAGGTTTGTTGCGGGTCATTTCCACTAATGTTAGATAGAATTTACAATGTACATCCATGTCCATTTCAAAAatcatacattttcttttccatttttatgcTCGTTTATTTCTGAAGCAGAGAAATGGGTTCGTGTTCTTGCTCAGTGCCTGAATGTTTGACACAGGTAACCTTGAGGTAGAAGAGATCAACACCCTTACACTCTCTGATGTTGTGGTAAAATCTGGTAAATCTCAACAACATATCACCGGCGTGAAGGAGTTAAATGGAGGCCTGTTTGTAAATGGAACCATTGATTTGATGCAGATCAATGAAATGGATATAATGGAGCTGAACAGATCTGTTGTTTGGAAGGATAAACCTGCTACATTTGGAAAAAGTTTGGTTAGTCCAGTTATCTCGGTTTTATTTTACTAAGAAGTACTGTAGATGTTTTAGAATGTTCATTTGTCTTCTTTTGTGGCTGAGTGAACAAATATTCTTACAAGGTTATTGAGAACGTGGTCGACTCGGAAACTTCGGTTACTGTACAAGGAACAGTTAATGGCTTGGGGCTTCACGATCTTGACCACGAGGTCTCGAACATCATGTCAAACATTAAGTCCCAAAGTGAAAAGATGACCGACCTGAGCACCAAATTCATGAACGTCCAGAATGACAATGATCGTCTTACATGTGGTAAGTTGATCCAAGAgtatattaataatttattaCCGCACTGTGGACATGTATTCCAAGTGTGATTATTTTCAGGTATATACGAGAAAATGTCttacggagagagagtggggaaccAGCTCGTTGAATTTGCAGGGAAACTAACTCATGGACAGTGGGGAGAAAACAATTTTGTGGCAGTAAGGGACTGTGGCTTGGTCTGTACATGTAATGCAAGATCTGCAATGTACCAGGTAAGGATAAATGGTTTGAGTTTCGCAAGTGAATATTTACCTTTGCAGGTATGCTTGATATAAATGGCTGTACTTTTATTAGCTCAAAACAGGGGTGTCAAACTCGTAGCCCTCGGGACGGCTCACTGAGTCACaagaataattattaaaatgtgaTATTTTATTCTTAGTGTCACTATCTATTTTATAGAATTTGCTTTAATAACGTAATCCTAGAGAGCCAAGTTTGCCCTTTGTTGGCCCTCCGGAATGAAAATTGGCCCGCGAGGGTTCCGAGCCTGACACCCTTGCCCCATAAAATCGAAGCCTACAGTTTCAGCAACTATTAACACAGGTTGCTGAAAATGGGAACCTGCAGCATAATATTACCTTCAGTGATCATTCTGTATTCGTCTTCAAGAGCAGTATTTCCGAAGGGACAAGGCTTGAGCATGAGTATACATTTTGAATTTTCAGTTTACGAGCTATCAGATATGAAATATGAAAGGGATATATTTGTACTAGTTTTTTCCCAGTTTGTCGAGTACTAAATGAAATTGATTTTTTACAGATGTTTCGGCCAAACAGGATACAGCACTTTTAAAATAAGGAGCAATAATACAAAAGTTATCATGGATGACACATTGGGCTTGGTCGCTGACGTTGCGTCTTTTACGTCAGATGATAATGGAGTAACTCGGACGTATTTCGTCACTGTTGGTCGCATGGCTGATGGTGAGTAGGCCTTGGGAAAGCTAAAAATATTGGGAGTATCGCAATTAGTAATATCATACCTTTTTATGTATGAATGAGCCTCGTAGTGTATTAAACTGTACGAATATTTAGATTCTAAATTGACtgatttaaataaatataaacagttTATATGTAAATCTGACTCTAATTACAAAATTTAAAAATGTGGTTTGTTGCGTAAAAGTTTAGACCATTTAGCGATACGTTCCTTTCTCATGTACAATGTCTCAAAAGAACAATTTTAAACAGTGACCGATTTAACCGAGACGACGCTGGTCACTGCACTACGGCTTGAGGAAAACCAGCTAGTCAAGGTTTGGTCAACACTTACACACAACAGTGCCTCGACGGTGGACATGACAAAGGTACCCGTCCATAAGTCTCATGATATTTGCACGTCTTTATCTCTACGGAAAattgtatatttacacaaattaAACGTTTTCTCCTAGGTCAATGATCGCTGGTACATGTTGGTAGCAAATGCTGCGACAGGGAACAGCACGAGTGATCCTTACACTGCGAAGTCGCTTGTATATGGTTGGTTCCCCTCCGAGGAAAAGgtacgtttttttgttgttgttttttaacacGGATTAAATCGCTATATTTTATATTGCATGATGATAGTTCTTGTTGTATGAAAAGGTGTTCTGTTCTCTAACAGTCTCATTCAAACTGATAgtgttttttcttagtttttagtGCAAGGAGAGTACATGGGAGATCACGTGACGTCAGCTATATTCCTGAGTTCGAGTGAACCAGTACAGGAACATTTCTTCGCTTTAGCTCAGTTAAAGGCTGCTGACTTTTCTTCCTTTGAAGATAATGTGAAATATACAACGAAAGTTCTGGTTAGTGTTAAGGTCTCTTCTCCTTGCCATGCCGTGTGACGAAATTTGTAATTATAAAAACTTTTTACTCAGATGTGGATATATGCATGAACAAtcatttttttgttgctgttttcataGTAAAATGTATTCCACAGGTATTCAGATTCGACGTACGCACGTCCAAATTCAAGCCCTACGAATCTCTAGCCTCATACGGTGTCGTTGCCCAGGAACAGATGCGAATCGGAGATGATTTGTACCTGTTACTTCTCTCGGAGCATACACGCACACTGGAcgtttatgaatacatattctCTGAAGTGAGTAAAACTGTCGCAAGATATTAAATGCCCATGCAGCCCAATGCCCAAGTCATAATTTCAGATAAATTTGAATTTTGACAAATTCTCCGAAGAGTATgttaatgtgtttttttgtttgttttttaggggtTCCGGCTTTACCAGCAGATTTCGGTGTGCGATAGACCTGTTGATCTGCAGAAGATGGAAACCAAGAACAGACCTCTGGTTTGGATTTCTTGTAAAAATCCAGAGGCAATTTTGACTCTCAGATTCAATACCAAAGGATTTTTCTATGAATGATAAATTGTTGACATTTATCTGTtaagtttttaatttttattttgctaATAAATATTAaatctttaattgtttttttttttttttacctgaaggTGCAGATTGTGGTAGAAGACATTTTGTATTTAGCTATTCATCTGTGTGTAAGTACTATCAACAATCTGTGATCCTAGTTGTTATGCATTAAGTCCACTAAGCATAGATTATGTAACTGTTAAAGTGAACGTGCATTTTTCGTAACTAAATGAATTCCATTCGGCCTAAACTGCCACCACTTCATAGTACAAGGATCTAAGTGCTATTGAATGCCGGAAAGTCATGTGTAACTAAATTGGAAAAAGCTGACTTGATATACTACCTCAAAGGAAACACTGTGCGGATAGATTCAACACAACAGACAAGGTATTAAAAGAAAATCCTTACTTGGCCACCTTGTACTTCCTGGTTAAGGGTTAATGGGTGAAACAAATGCATgtactagacatcaaaggtcatttaGCTCTTTGAGAAAATATCATGGCGAAAagagttaaagattaggataaaatgttaGATATCAAAGATTAGAGTCTTGtaagatagtatggtagtgaaacgGGTAAAGAGGGGGTCGCAAATGAACTAAAACGGAGATTAGTAGAGGAGGAAAAGTTTAAAGGAGGGCGATTGATTGATTGCATCtgggactggggaaggaatagggacattgtttAAGGAAAAGCTGGTGCAAAGGCATGAGGAGAATAATccggggaatgagaaagggggactggGAAAGGTGCAAGTATCAGGATGAATGTCAGGGGGGGGGGCTAGATTGTTGTGACAGAAGGTATTCAAATGGGAGCGGCAAGGATAATGGGGAACGAAGAGGGAATGGTgcacaaagaaaagaggaaggggtgtgttgggagagtaggaggaagagggatagagggaactTGGAGGAGGGTGGATATCAACAAATACTTTAAAATGGAGGGAATTGGGACAGAtttggagggtggatgagatgAGGGAGTGTTTCCTTCTCATGTTCAGAGAGTtctggatgtcttcaagagtttctggaggagaGTTGGGTGAAAATGTCTGAGAAACAAATGTCCTTGTGAGCAGGGCTGTCAGATTTTCCGACTTTTTTTTCTAAACGCGCTGATTGGTT from Penaeus vannamei isolate JL-2024 chromosome 5, ASM4276789v1, whole genome shotgun sequence includes these protein-coding regions:
- the LOC113830557 gene encoding uncharacterized protein, translated to MIKIVAPNMSLFVLHALLMVTASLPAAWSLPGPPNLANLMATMHDRPFRSLADLKAYTDGILDVANLQISKAFSVETRRYKRDLDVTSMKVNRTETMTLSFSSLLQEVSALQVLAAQDKDYWVLGYHSHHDLMVLEVSRNESGVHQLVDSELHIFGGVDKIASHIIGGQLWIAVAPPAANFVGIVRVDLTSPTAAESSQIIPGEGLVGGLFMFEAAGELYLVVGAKDPPGDGSLHARSRLYRLNGNYFDRQDELVFRTKDVYDVTGFSEWGNYYLVFAMSYSEGSQVYKFDPVVQTVTLLQQLPDTDVYKVLHYIEAQENKHYIVTLNNEGSTKIYWWTSEQLLLWQALDSLPLTRESSSVQTFLFTSLETIIMVSNGGRITIYTDDTSAHYRSDFVIETKCNIIDNMFMVPMEGNHVLIYTCKDDHGNTNLEAQNVAIEEIELEPPVNVPGELLLCLKDLRSELVGSQRALSYIESVTTTGGLMTTDKNQTWTGPVTFSGGLSVRGKTSFQTVTIKGADAVDPNADTFRNFSNKTSEIEDLVETLASNIPDILYHSGNQEITGPVDATSLSSDKFESNVINIDKLNDVPLLNMHHVFMMNGIAQNVSSVLSLHTMNTERFVTRTELPATSINGVYSNQFMLKNATSQEVTGHHAYDHVHATAINSDVSMLINGVDTEHMVMKDANATFTSVKTFQNFTVAKSLDAGLVNGVDLADLSNRTVYTTGQSTQILRGDYTLRAVKVEGNADVKLINNVDLKLLNESVVRTSGDFTLSGKIAYRGDVSVEGNVTNPRVNEIPWKDMIKVSSSDVISGNYYFDDATIATAMNSGNVNGLNFSQDVVLTTGDHIIDGRITFNDSVRVTSGEGVLMAEGATINLVDPSSLRMMEYTEIFMISDAINLTVPLQVTGNVTAHTINNLAMDGIGSRYWRKSTDQVITASPSLKNATFRDTVNGARLNQQQMTNYLNTQGPQTVTGSYVFKAPVSIEGDMQMVDHKTIDDVDISALEEEVIDLTSDQFIEGEVKIDGKLTIDGDMSITGKLNGWDLTSDLLMLDYTVPHTERLTFMEKIEASSMSLSNANLLLESLNGFDLKEAATDIVLANESATISGPLDFAGTVTVGQLHVTGTVDGVDVDDLATRSLKREALQSQLVEGKITVDGAVHLNSAPNLHVVNNKSWADHLGKVVPLNHDGIITGTKIIDQPVFVLGDFNPSTVNGIDLAELVPRILTKSGNQSIIGNYTFSSNITATNIDAPVIDEVNTSDLLLLDQDGFLEGTVVFEENVVMSSVLSGTGLLDGCDVMELEMSASWNKSVGEVDIFSPVNLHKLVVKENAISEIILAGSSKINVQHFLETLVRKSSDQEITGNTTFSADVQINDLWAETLDGVYVDKLYNIAVQDNQDTVISCDLQFTNEVSVANLTVSRTISRLDTDGVLINFLNISALGSRAVLTTSDSLFIDGSKIFVDGFAAGNLDISESLGDVLASDLIVVSKDWEVPSGITFEAPISVSENLKVDGHLDGIDLKQLLEERVTLNGNGTLTSHCIFEEIEVKGNLEVEEINTLTLSDVVVKSGKSQQHITGVKELNGGLFVNGTIDLMQINEMDIMELNRSVVWKDKPATFGKSLVIENVVDSETSVTVQGTVNGLGLHDLDHEVSNIMSNIKSQSEKMTDLSTKFMNVQNDNDRLTCGIYEKMSYGERVGNQLVEFAGKLTHGQWGENNFVAVRDCGLVCTCNARSAMYQVAENGNLQHNITFSDHSVFVFKSSISEGTRLEHECFGQTGYSTFKIRSNNTKVIMDDTLGLVADVASFTSDDNGVTRTYFVTVGRMADVTDLTETTLVTALRLEENQLVKVWSTLTHNSASTVDMTKVNDRWYMLVANAATGNSTSDPYTAKSLVYGWFPSEEKFLVQGEYMGDHVTSAIFLSSSEPVQEHFFALAQLKAADFSSFEDNVKYTTKVLVFRFDVRTSKFKPYESLASYGVVAQEQMRIGDDLYLLLLSEHTRTLDVYEYIFSEGFRLYQQISVCDRPVDLQKMETKNRPLVWISCKNPEAILTLRFNTKGFFYE